In Carassius gibelio isolate Cgi1373 ecotype wild population from Czech Republic chromosome B19, carGib1.2-hapl.c, whole genome shotgun sequence, one DNA window encodes the following:
- the tpbga gene encoding trophoblast glycoprotein a: MLASARCALVLGLLRAALSAGASLCPAGCECSEAALTVKCVSKDLRDIPSGIPSYTRNLFITGNHISQIGPESFQGLENVTNLSLSNNRISEVKSRTFSSLRSLRSLDLSNNQLAVIHPEAFTVQSRMLRELNLSRALYNHSSVIFLATSFRWSSLEDLLGLDLSSNGLVYLPPGIFCHLVGLRRLQLGNNSIVSIHNGTFTGLDHLQELDLTHNALRTLREEALKELEQMRSVRLHLGENPYTCTCDIEPYAAWLNSSRARVVDLERLTCVFPVALQNTSLLAVGQLELGCHKAGESDNLALQTSYVFLGLVLGFVGLMFLFVLYLNRKGIKKRIYDMRDACREVWEGYHYRYEIDSDPRLSQVSTTADV; encoded by the exons ATGCTCGCGTCTGCTCGGTGCGCGCTCGTGCTGGGGCTGCTGCGCGCGGCGCTGTCCGCGGGCGCGTCGCTGTGTCCCGCCGGCTGCGAGTGCTCGGAAGCCGCGCTCACGGTCAAATGCGTCTCCAAAGATCTGCGGGACATACCGAGCGGCATCCCGAGCTACACCAGAAACCTCTTCATCACCGGAAACCACATCAGCCAGATCGGACCCGAGTCTTTCCAGGGACTGGAGAACGTGACCAATCTGTCTCTGTCTAACAACAG GATCTCTGAGGTGAAGTCTCGCACATTTTCTAGCCTGCGGAGCCTCAGATCGCTGGACCTCAGCAACAACCAGCTGGCCGTCATCCATCCTGAGGCGTTCACCGTCCAGAGCCGTATGCTGAGGGAGCTCAACCTCAGTCGGGCTCTTTACAACCACTCGTCCGTCATTTTTTTAGCCACCTCTTTTCGCTGGAGCAGCCTGGAAGACCTGCTGGGACTGGATCTGTCCAGTAACGGCCTTGTCTACTTGCCCCCGGGCATCTTCTGCCATCTTGTCGGCCTGCGGCGCCTTCAGCTTGGCAACAACTCTATAGTGTCCATCCATAACGGGACGTTCACAGGACTGGATCACCTCCAGGAACTCGACCTCACCCACAACGCCCTCAGGACCCTGCGTGAAGAGGCTCTAAAAGAGCTGGAGCAGATGCGTTCAGTGAGGCTCCACCTGGGGGAGAATCCTTACACCTGCACATGCGACATCGAGCCTTACGCCGCCTGGCTGAACAGCTCACGAGCGCGAGTGGTGGACCTCGAGCGCCTGACTTGCGTGTTCCCAGTCGCCTTGCAGAACACATCACTACTGGCGGTGGGTCAACTGGAGTTGGGTTGCCATAAGGCGGGAGAAAGTGACAATCTCGCACTGCAGACGTCTTACGTGTTCCTGGGTCTCGTGCTGGGATTTGTCGGGCTCATGTTTCTCTTTGTGCTCTACCTGAACCGCAAAGGTATTAAGAAGCGCATCTACGATATGCGCGACGCATGCCGGGAAGTCTGGGAAGGGTACCACTACCGATACGAGATCGACTCCGATCCCAGACTGTCGCAAGTCTCTACAACAGCTGACGTGTGA